The following coding sequences are from one Capsicum annuum cultivar UCD-10X-F1 chromosome 3, UCD10Xv1.1, whole genome shotgun sequence window:
- the LOC107866422 gene encoding protein SEED AND ROOT HAIR PROTECTIVE PROTEIN translates to MVSIKSLSSFCILFSLVVATIASASSNYGNGYYGYGNNAPKPYNNDVPTKGPLVPPANIIAVQGMIYCKSGYKSFPLKGAVARITCLGREKNGYETAPFSFSSYQSNAKGYYYAVFSLNELKGYDHSYKITQCKAFLESSSLEECNVPTDENKGKTGALLTSYRLLNEYGKKKTLLYSVAPFVYTSDDEDYTKSNYKREGY, encoded by the exons ATGGTTTCAATCAAAAGTCTTTCATCATTCTGCATTCTATTTTCCCTTGTAGTAGCTACTATTGCTTCTGCAAGTAGCAATTATGGAAATGGTTATTATGGTTATGGTAATAAtgccccaaaaccatacaacaatgaTGTGCCTACAAAGGGACCATTGGTGCCACCAGCAAATATAATTGCTGTTCAAGGAATGATTTACTGCAAATCTGGATATAAAAGCTTCCCACTTAAGG GAGCCGTAGCAAGGATAACATGCCTGGGAAGGGAGAAAAACGGATATGAAACAGCTCcattctccttctcaagttaccAATCGAATGCAAAAGGTTACTACTATGCTGTATTTTCACTAAATGAGCTAAAGGGATATGATCACTCTTACAAAATCACACAATGCAAAGCCTTCTTAGAAAGCTCTTCACTTGAAGAATGCAATGTACCAACTGATGAAAATAAAGGCAAAACAGGAGCTCTTCTAACTTCTTACAGATTACTCAACGAGTATGGCAAGAAGAAAACATTGTTGTATTCTGTTGCACCTTTTGTTTACACTTCTGATGATGAGGACTACACCAAATCTAATTACAAACGTGAGGGTTATTAG
- the LOC107864059 gene encoding uncharacterized protein LOC107864059 isoform X1 codes for MTKEEYFKSKKKKHNLVENQKLTMKINSTKNVSGNIGCVILLGGALVTAVAMGSTFLISRKCKKSTKKIIKKEWNDKIEDESNKGLHFILPDCSSPCMEQQSTSSSGTDKLYLNDNYSTSLFSTPCLIQDGKPKLDEEKDTLNAIVSDHPKGGGKSPSLELSKTKISLLPDPDQELDEVSQVRNEVIQGNEKTEVLLRVHQAQTTIFSSPALQMDNKVEIKAHNDDKGESSELQHTGVIETDNHEEVPLQEQEKQATGDQETSTCNEHEALNSAAELMMAADEDDDKDHLLCMYFEEQCADAETQNEQFAEKCDVQMKISDEEECAKESNQANSCYEEATTENSPCRTYSIFVPNLAASGIRNALINDEDSAEAYEDKDKGHTQIMYIEEQCADAETKIDQIAKEYNTKMQFSDEQVCSSKNDQTNSYHEEATSENSHCGTYIVDVQNLAASEIRNAPIHELNSAEVIQVIKETKAMDPAAGEQSPEADYSPIQLVEKQSIKQNCLGKASEEDNEDSKRLCMDIEVMEKDPEAYGKEVKGEVEDDDDGNVVDNDDSAQDVENDTLEGARNSSEQSNSDKICPADSNQEIVWEHEEKKVKEEEEGPKIKDDETCSVENCNLKSTQNDVAITSCQQSYDDKGVSAVNAIERYQMKLMHLDDIAIITRGRRLLLGALLVLIWYFGTLCLKAFFLPL; via the exons ATGACGAAGGAGGAATACTTcaaatccaagaaaaaaaaacacaaccTAGTAGAGAATCAAAAACTCACAATGAAAATTAATTCAACAAAAAATGTTAGTGGCAATATTGGTTGTGTCATTTTGTTAGGTGGTGCATTAGTAACAGCTGTTGCTATGGGTTCTACATTCTTGATTTCAAGAAAGTGCAAGAAATCCACTAAGAAGATTATAAAGAAAGAGTGGAATGATAAAATTGAAGATGAATCAAATAAAGGGCTTCATTTTATTCTTCCTGATTGTTCTTCTCCATGTATGGAACAACAATCAACTTCCAG CAGTGGGACTGACAAGTTGTATCTCAATGACAATTATTCCACCTCCTTGTTCTCCACTCCATGCTTGATCCAG GATGGGAAGCCTAAGCTTGATGAAGAAAAGGACACCCTCAATGCTATAGTCTCTGATCATCCAAAAGGAGGAGGGAAGTCTCCATCTTTAGAGTTATCCAAGACCAAGATTTCGTTGCTCCCTGATCCTGATCAGGAACTGGATGAGGTTTCTCAAGTAAGAAACGAGGTAATCCAAGGAAATGAGAAAACTGAGGTACTATTGCGTGTGCATCAAGCTCAAACGACAATATTCAGCAGTCCTGCTTTGCAAATGGATAATAAAGTAGAAATCAAGGCACACAATGATGATAAAGGAGAATCAAGTGAGTTGCAACATACTGGTGTGATCGAGACGGATAATCATGAGGAGGTTCcacttcaagaacaagaaaaacaaGCCACGGGTGATCAAGAAACCAGCACCTGTAATGAGCATGAAGCACTGAACTCTGCCGCTGAATTAATGATGGCAGCTGATGAAGATGACGATAAAGACCATTTGCTGTGTATGTATTTTGAGGAACAATGTGCTGATGCAGAAACTCAGAATGAGCAATTTGCCGAGAAATGTGACGTACAAATGAAAATCAGTGATGAAGAAGAGTGTGCCAAGGAGAGTAATCAAGCAAATTCCTGCTACGAGGAGGCAACAACAGAAAACAGTCCCTGCAGAACTTACAGCATCTTCGTGCCAAATTTGGCAGCCTCTGGAATCAGAAATGCCTTGATAAATGATGAGGATTCTGCTGAAGCTTATGAAGATAAAGATAAGGGCCATACACAGATTATGTATATTGAAGAACAATGTGCTGATGCAGAAACTAAGATTGATCAAATTGCCAAGGAATACAACACAAAGATGCAATTTAGTGATGAACAAGTGTGTTCCAGCAAGAATGATCAAACAAACTCCTACCATGAGGAAGCAACATCAGAAAACAGCCACTGCGGAACTTACATTGTGGATGTGCAAAATTTGGCAGCCTCTGAAATCAGAAATGCCCCAATACATGAGCTGAATTCTGCTGAAGTGATTCAAGTGATAAAAGAAACAAAAGCGATGGATCCTGCAGCTGGAGAGCAGAGCCCAGAAGCAGATTATTCCCCTATCCAGTTGGTTGAGAAGCAAAGCATCAAACAAAATTGTCTAGGAAAAGCTTCAGAGGAAGACAATGAGGACTCAAAGAGGCTATGTATGGACATTGAGGTAATGGAGAAGGATCCAGAAGCATATGGCAAAGAAGTGAAGggtgaagtagaagatgatgatgatggcaATGTAGTAGACAACGATGATTCTGCACAGGATGTTGAAAATGACACCTTGGAAGGAGCAAGAAACTCCTCTGAGCAATCCAACAGTGACAAAATTTGTCCAGCTGACTCAAACCAGGAAATTGTGTGGGAACATGAAGAGAAGAAGgtgaaagaagaggaagaaggaccGAAAATTAAAGATGATGAAACATGTAGTGTAGAAAACTGCAATTTGAAAAGCACACAGAATGATGTCGCCATCACAAGTTGCCAGCAGAGCTACGATGACAAAGGGGTTTCAGCAGTTAATGCTATTGAGAGGTACCAAATGAAGCTCATGCACCTGGATGATATAGCTATAATCACCAGGGGAAGGAGACTGCTTTTGGGAGCACTACTAGTGCTAATCTGGTACTTCGGTACTTTATGCTTAAAGGCATTTTTCCTTCCGTTATAG
- the LOC107864059 gene encoding uncharacterized protein LOC107864059 isoform X2, whose amino-acid sequence MTKEEYFKSKKKKHNLVENQKLTMKINSTKNVSGNIGCVILLGGALVTAVAMGSTFLISRKCKKSTKKIIKKEWNDKIEDESNKGLHFILPDCSSPCMEQQSTSSGTDKLYLNDNYSTSLFSTPCLIQDGKPKLDEEKDTLNAIVSDHPKGGGKSPSLELSKTKISLLPDPDQELDEVSQVRNEVIQGNEKTEVLLRVHQAQTTIFSSPALQMDNKVEIKAHNDDKGESSELQHTGVIETDNHEEVPLQEQEKQATGDQETSTCNEHEALNSAAELMMAADEDDDKDHLLCMYFEEQCADAETQNEQFAEKCDVQMKISDEEECAKESNQANSCYEEATTENSPCRTYSIFVPNLAASGIRNALINDEDSAEAYEDKDKGHTQIMYIEEQCADAETKIDQIAKEYNTKMQFSDEQVCSSKNDQTNSYHEEATSENSHCGTYIVDVQNLAASEIRNAPIHELNSAEVIQVIKETKAMDPAAGEQSPEADYSPIQLVEKQSIKQNCLGKASEEDNEDSKRLCMDIEVMEKDPEAYGKEVKGEVEDDDDGNVVDNDDSAQDVENDTLEGARNSSEQSNSDKICPADSNQEIVWEHEEKKVKEEEEGPKIKDDETCSVENCNLKSTQNDVAITSCQQSYDDKGVSAVNAIERYQMKLMHLDDIAIITRGRRLLLGALLVLIWYFGTLCLKAFFLPL is encoded by the exons ATGACGAAGGAGGAATACTTcaaatccaagaaaaaaaaacacaaccTAGTAGAGAATCAAAAACTCACAATGAAAATTAATTCAACAAAAAATGTTAGTGGCAATATTGGTTGTGTCATTTTGTTAGGTGGTGCATTAGTAACAGCTGTTGCTATGGGTTCTACATTCTTGATTTCAAGAAAGTGCAAGAAATCCACTAAGAAGATTATAAAGAAAGAGTGGAATGATAAAATTGAAGATGAATCAAATAAAGGGCTTCATTTTATTCTTCCTGATTGTTCTTCTCCATGTATGGAACAACAATCAACTTCCAG TGGGACTGACAAGTTGTATCTCAATGACAATTATTCCACCTCCTTGTTCTCCACTCCATGCTTGATCCAG GATGGGAAGCCTAAGCTTGATGAAGAAAAGGACACCCTCAATGCTATAGTCTCTGATCATCCAAAAGGAGGAGGGAAGTCTCCATCTTTAGAGTTATCCAAGACCAAGATTTCGTTGCTCCCTGATCCTGATCAGGAACTGGATGAGGTTTCTCAAGTAAGAAACGAGGTAATCCAAGGAAATGAGAAAACTGAGGTACTATTGCGTGTGCATCAAGCTCAAACGACAATATTCAGCAGTCCTGCTTTGCAAATGGATAATAAAGTAGAAATCAAGGCACACAATGATGATAAAGGAGAATCAAGTGAGTTGCAACATACTGGTGTGATCGAGACGGATAATCATGAGGAGGTTCcacttcaagaacaagaaaaacaaGCCACGGGTGATCAAGAAACCAGCACCTGTAATGAGCATGAAGCACTGAACTCTGCCGCTGAATTAATGATGGCAGCTGATGAAGATGACGATAAAGACCATTTGCTGTGTATGTATTTTGAGGAACAATGTGCTGATGCAGAAACTCAGAATGAGCAATTTGCCGAGAAATGTGACGTACAAATGAAAATCAGTGATGAAGAAGAGTGTGCCAAGGAGAGTAATCAAGCAAATTCCTGCTACGAGGAGGCAACAACAGAAAACAGTCCCTGCAGAACTTACAGCATCTTCGTGCCAAATTTGGCAGCCTCTGGAATCAGAAATGCCTTGATAAATGATGAGGATTCTGCTGAAGCTTATGAAGATAAAGATAAGGGCCATACACAGATTATGTATATTGAAGAACAATGTGCTGATGCAGAAACTAAGATTGATCAAATTGCCAAGGAATACAACACAAAGATGCAATTTAGTGATGAACAAGTGTGTTCCAGCAAGAATGATCAAACAAACTCCTACCATGAGGAAGCAACATCAGAAAACAGCCACTGCGGAACTTACATTGTGGATGTGCAAAATTTGGCAGCCTCTGAAATCAGAAATGCCCCAATACATGAGCTGAATTCTGCTGAAGTGATTCAAGTGATAAAAGAAACAAAAGCGATGGATCCTGCAGCTGGAGAGCAGAGCCCAGAAGCAGATTATTCCCCTATCCAGTTGGTTGAGAAGCAAAGCATCAAACAAAATTGTCTAGGAAAAGCTTCAGAGGAAGACAATGAGGACTCAAAGAGGCTATGTATGGACATTGAGGTAATGGAGAAGGATCCAGAAGCATATGGCAAAGAAGTGAAGggtgaagtagaagatgatgatgatggcaATGTAGTAGACAACGATGATTCTGCACAGGATGTTGAAAATGACACCTTGGAAGGAGCAAGAAACTCCTCTGAGCAATCCAACAGTGACAAAATTTGTCCAGCTGACTCAAACCAGGAAATTGTGTGGGAACATGAAGAGAAGAAGgtgaaagaagaggaagaaggaccGAAAATTAAAGATGATGAAACATGTAGTGTAGAAAACTGCAATTTGAAAAGCACACAGAATGATGTCGCCATCACAAGTTGCCAGCAGAGCTACGATGACAAAGGGGTTTCAGCAGTTAATGCTATTGAGAGGTACCAAATGAAGCTCATGCACCTGGATGATATAGCTATAATCACCAGGGGAAGGAGACTGCTTTTGGGAGCACTACTAGTGCTAATCTGGTACTTCGGTACTTTATGCTTAAAGGCATTTTTCCTTCCGTTATAG